Genomic window (Alteromonas pelagimontana):
ACATTAAAAACGCACCGCGCTGATCAGGAGTAATTTCGCCTTTTAGCAGCATACTCATCGCGGTAAATGCTTCTTCCTGCGTCAGGCTGCGGCTACCTTTCTGGCCTTTACCGATAATCTTTATATACTGGCTAAACAAATGAGACATGGGAGTAATGCTTCAATAGTTCCGGACTTACCTGCTGACGGGAGTGTATGACCTCACCAAATATCAGCAAAGCAGGACCTTCAATTTGGGCCTCGGCTACACTGGGCGCAATGGTTGTTAAGGTGCCAGTAATAACCCGTTGATTGTGACAACAGGCATTTTCAACCACGGCTACCGGCAAATCAAGTGCTACTCCCACATCTGCTAGTCGGCTGGTGATCATGCCAAGCCTTTTAAGCCCCATATACATGACCACTGTCTCGTTCTTCATGGCGGCAGCAATGCTCGTCCAATCCGGCTCTTTGGTGGGATCTTGAAGGTGCGCTGTCATTAACCTGACTGTTTGTGCACAACGACGGTCCGTCAGCGGAATGCCGGTGTAGGCTGATGCGCCAGAGGCTGCGGTAATGCCCGGAACAATAGCAAAAGGAATATTGTTTGCGCTCAACGCCTCTGTTTCTTCACACGTGCGGGCAAATACCGCAGGGTCGCCGCCTTTTAAACGCACCACGGTATATCCTGCTTTGCCTAATGCTACCAGTCGCTGGCAAATATCCTGCTGAGGCATACTGTGTTTGCCGCTACGCTTGCCCACGA
Coding sequences:
- the cobA gene encoding uroporphyrinogen-III C-methyltransferase, translated to MTYSIAAQVARFPNLVFRVVESIRRKAAQRDFSHSREASAEGKVFIVGAGPGDADLLTVKAHKLLQVADIVLFDWLVDASVLAMIPRHVKTEFVGKRSGKHSMPQQDICQRLVALGKAGYTVVRLKGGDPAVFARTCEETEALSANNIPFAIVPGITAASGASAYTGIPLTDRRCAQTVRLMTAHLQDPTKEPDWTSIAAAMKNETVVMYMGLKRLGMITSRLADVGVALDLPVAVVENACCHNQRVITGTLTTIAPSVAEAQIEGPALLIFGEVIHSRQQVSPELLKHYSHVSFV